Part of the Rhodobacteraceae bacterium M385 genome is shown below.
GCCCATGCGGTTCAGGAACGGCAGCACTTCATCCTCAAAATACGGCCGCGCTTCCTCCAGCATCGGACGCATCTCTTCCATCAACCCCTCGAAGATCAGCCGAGTCCCTTCGCCCAACAGGCCAAGACCTTCGCTCAAGTCACTGTCATCTTGTGCGGCTGCGGGTGCTGCAATCGCGAGCGCGCCAGCCAAAATCCCTACGGAGACTGCGTGTTTCATAGGTTCAACATGGGGGCAGCCCCCCCTTCAGATCAAGTCGAGCGTTACGGGGAAATGATCGGACGCCGTCAGCAAAGCTTCGTGCAAATCCTTTCGCTCCCAACACTCAGGGTCATCAAAGGGGTGCCAAATCCGCCATTGATCCGCCCGAGGCCGCAAAGCGGGCGACACCATGATGTAATCCAACAGTGCCTGAAGATACCGGTTCTCATGACGTTTGAAGAACCGTGCCGTCGTGGGCGCGGCTGATAGTTTTGACTGCAACGCCTCGGCCGCGTGGGGGTCATACAGCCGCCGATCCGCGGGCTCTGCTGTTCCCAGCACAATCTCCAGCCCCGATCTTCCAAACAGCGCCTCATATTCATCCAGACCCGGCCCGTCGTTCAGGTCTCCGGCCACGATCAGCGTTTCGCGGGCATCCAGATGCGCCGCCACCCGACGGCGGAGCCAGATGCATTGGGCCAGTTGCTTGCGCCGGTTGGCAATCGCCAGCCGCATGACATCGGCGTTTGTCACCGCCCCGTGGGGGGCTTTGGATTTCACATGGGCGCCAATCAGGCGCAGCGGTCCCACAGGCGTTTCCAGCGCAGCCTCCAACGGCGGTTTCGAGAACCGCACGAGATCTTCGGTCGCGTCGATGTCCAGATCAATCGCGAATTCGCCATCAAACTGCGGTGCGCCCGTGGTCAGGGGATCATGGCGTGCGGAGATGACATCGGGATCATAAAGCAGCATCAATTCCTGCTGTGTCGTGTTTGGGAAGCCTACCAATACCTCTCTCGCGCGAAGCCCTGCGTGGGCCGCGAAGTTGCGCAACGCAATTGTCCCGTCGCGGCCCCGGCTGGTATCCGGGGCCTCCACCACCAAAATCGCATCGGCGTCGAGGGCTTGAAACACACGGCTCAAGGCGTCAATTTGGGCGGCCCGGGTGACGTTCCAACGCCCCGACCAATCGCCATCGCGTAGAAGGTTCCCGGCATCGTCAAACAGCTTGAAGAACCATTCAACGTTGTAGGTCGCAATGCGCATTTCAGGCCATTTCCCGGCGGCTATCCTGAATCTCTTCCCACGCTTGGTTAATCGCCTGCATCCGCCGTTCGGCCATCTTCACGGCTTCTTCCGGCACGCCCCGCGCAATCATCTGATCGGGGTGCATCTGGCGCACCTCGGCCCGGTAGATTGCGCGAATGTCATCAAGGGGGGCATCGGGCGACACGCCCAACACGCTATAGGGATCGGGCGCCATGTCTGGCACGTGCCGCGCGCGTAGGCGACGGAAGGCGATGTCGTCCATCCCGAAAATCTCGGCCACACGGGCAAGGAACGCGTCTTCTGCCGGATGGTAATCGCCATCGGCGGTGGCGATGTGGAACAGACCTTCCATCAGGTCACACAACACGCTGTCCGCGCCGCAGGGCTTGCCCTCGACCCGGAACATGCCTGCGATCCGGCTGGCGTAGTGCTCAAATCCCGCGACGTCTTCGCGCGCCATATTGAAGACCCGCGCCGCGGCGGGTTCATCGGCGGGGGGGATGTGGAACACGCGGCGAAAGGCGGTCACCTCATCGCGGGTCACCAGACCGTCGGCCTTGGCCATTTTGGCCGACAGCGCAATGACCGCAATCGTAAAGGCCACCGTCCGTTCAGGCGGGGTGCGCAAACGTCCAAAGACCTCCGACAGGCTTTCACCTTGGCGCAGCGCCTCCAGCGCCTCGGATATGCGGGTCCAGAGCGACATGGCGTCAGCTTACCCGCAGCGACCCAAAAGCGGCAGAGCAAAATCACGTGTTCACAAGGATTTCACACGGATTCGCCTGTCAAAGAAGCTTAACCATCAAGATGAGGTCCAGAAACCGACCAAACTTATGCCCCGCTTGCGGGATTTGTCCGACTTTCTCAAATCCCATCGCTTGGTGAAAACGAAGTCCGCCCGTGTTCTCGCCCGAAATTCCCGCGATAAGTGAGTGGTTTCCCGCCGCCCTAGCGTGGTCCTCAACCGTGGCCAAAAGCGCCCTACCCATGCCCCGCCCTCGAGCGGCTTGGGTCAGGTAAATCGCGTGTTCCTGCGTCAGGCGATAGCCGTCGCCGCCGCGAAACTGGCTATAGGTAGCAAAGCCCAAGGTATCGTCGCCATCACGGGCAATGAAAACCGGCTGGGTGGCGATCAAGTCAGCGATCTGCTGCGCCGTTTTTGGGGTGGAGGTGAACGTGATCGTGGTCTGAGAGATTACCTCATTCCACAGCGCCAAAACCGCCGCCGCGTCGCTGGCACGGGCCCGTTCAATCATAGGGTTACGTCGCCCGACGGCGTGCTCAACCGCGCCTCGATCCGAGCCGTTTCAGCGGCGAGGACGATGACGCGTGCGTCACGGAGGAGCGGGTCGAGCGCCGCCCGAAGGGCGGCCGCGTCGGGGGAATGCAGCCGCAATTCCTTCAGCCGCACGCCGCTATCTTGCAACAAGGGGGCCGGATGCACGTGCCCGTGCCATTGGATCAGCGCCGGAAACAGCCCCTCGAACGGCAGCTTCCCGTCCTTGGGCACCGCCATGGACCAGCGCAAATCCCCGCGTTGTAACCGCCATGGCACACCAACCCCTTCGGGTGCGGCGGCAATCGCGGCCTCGATAT
Proteins encoded:
- a CDS encoding AAA+ family ATPase, which produces MKHAVSVGILAGALAIAAPAAAQDDSDLSEGLGLLGEGTRLIFEGLMEEMRPMLEEARPYFEDEVLPFLNRMGELMDDVTSYELPERLPNGDIIIRRSPDAPEFVPEVGEDGEVEL
- a CDS encoding endonuclease/exonuclease/phosphatase family protein, encoding MRIATYNVEWFFKLFDDAGNLLRDGDWSGRWNVTRAAQIDALSRVFQALDADAILVVEAPDTSRGRDGTIALRNFAAHAGLRAREVLVGFPNTTQQELMLLYDPDVISARHDPLTTGAPQFDGEFAIDLDIDATEDLVRFSKPPLEAALETPVGPLRLIGAHVKSKAPHGAVTNADVMRLAIANRRKQLAQCIWLRRRVAAHLDARETLIVAGDLNDGPGLDEYEALFGRSGLEIVLGTAEPADRRLYDPHAAEALQSKLSAAPTTARFFKRHENRYLQALLDYIMVSPALRPRADQWRIWHPFDDPECWERKDLHEALLTASDHFPVTLDLI
- a CDS encoding molecular chaperone DjiA — translated: MSLWTRISEALEALRQGESLSEVFGRLRTPPERTVAFTIAVIALSAKMAKADGLVTRDEVTAFRRVFHIPPADEPAAARVFNMAREDVAGFEHYASRIAGMFRVEGKPCGADSVLCDLMEGLFHIATADGDYHPAEDAFLARVAEIFGMDDIAFRRLRARHVPDMAPDPYSVLGVSPDAPLDDIRAIYRAEVRQMHPDQMIARGVPEEAVKMAERRMQAINQAWEEIQDSRREMA
- a CDS encoding GNAT family N-acetyltransferase, which codes for MIERARASDAAAVLALWNEVISQTTITFTSTPKTAQQIADLIATQPVFIARDGDDTLGFATYSQFRGGDGYRLTQEHAIYLTQAARGRGMGRALLATVEDHARAAGNHSLIAGISGENTGGLRFHQAMGFEKVGQIPQAGHKFGRFLDLILMVKLL
- a CDS encoding VOC family protein; the protein is MLTFDHIAVSAETLPRGIKDVEASLGQPLLPGGEHPDMGTHNRLLSFGPEEYFEVIAVNPDADGPDQPRWFNLDNFKGQTRVTNWICRCPDIEAAIAAAPEGVGVPWRLQRGDLRWSMAVPKDGKLPFEGLFPALIQWHGHVHPAPLLQDSGVRLKELRLHSPDAAALRAALDPLLRDARVIVLAAETARIEARLSTPSGDVTL